In the genome of Acidovorax sp. 69, the window TGCTGTACGAGAGTTTGCCGGGCTGCGCCTTGGCCAGCGCAATCAGCTCTGCCGGTGTTTTGGCGAGCACCGCGGGGTTGACCATCAGTGCCAGGGGCAGCTCGGCCAGCAGTGAAATGGGGGCAAACGCAGTGTCAGGGTCGTACGGTAGCCGCGCATACAGCGATGGGTTGATGGCCTGCGTGCCGATGTTGCCCAGCAGCAGGGTGTAGCCGTCTGGTTTGGCTTTGGCCACGTAGTCGGCACCAATCTGTCCTGCCGCGCCGCCCTTGTTCTCGACCACCACGCTCTGGCCCCATTTCCTGCCCAGCTGCTCGGCAATGATGCGTCCGCCAGTGTCAGTGCCGCCCCCCGGTGGAAAAGGCACGACCAGGGTGACCACCCGCGATGGGAAAGCCTGCGCCGAAACGCCGCCGTGGCCCAACACCCCCGCCGTGAGCGCCAACGCAACGGCGACGGTATGGGGTAAAAAAGTGCGTCGAAAAAACATGGTGGTTGTCTCCGTTGTTATCGTTGAATGGGGCAAGGCTTTGCACGCGGTTGCAGCAGTGGCAGCAGTGGCAGCGCTGGCAGCGGCGACCGTGACTGCGATGACTGGGCACGCCCTGTGTGACCAATGCGTCAGGTGGTCAGGCTCAACGCCGGCCGCTGGCCAGCCAGGGCCTGCGCGATGCTGTCCAGCACCATCTGCCCCATGGCCGTGCGGGTCTCCCAGGTGGCGCTGGCGCGATGGGCCTGCAGGGTCACGCGGTCGGACTGACGCAGGGCCAGCGGCACACGCGGCTCGTCGACGAACACATCCAGCCCCGCCCCGGCAATACGGCCTGCGGCGATGGCATCGGCCAAGTCCGCCTCGTTGACCAGACGACCCCGCGCCACGTTGACGAGAAAACTGCGCGGGCCCAGCGCGTCGAGCACCGCCGCATTGACGATGCCCTCGGCCTGGTCGGCGGCAGCGCACAACACCAACGCGTCGGCGTCACGTGCCAGTTCCACCAGGCCCGGTACGAACCTGTAGGGCACGTCCTCCATGGGGCGCAGGTCGGTGTAGCTGATCGCACAGCCAAAGGCCGCTGCACGCGCGGCCACTGCGCGCCCCACGCGACCCATACCCACGATGCCCACATGCATGCCGCTGAACCGCCGAGCCAGCGGGATGGCGCTGGGCTGGGGGTGCAGCTCCCACTGGCCGTCGCGCACGAAACGGTCGCCCGCACACAGGTTGCGGCACGCGGCGATCAGCAGGCCAATGGCCAGATCCGCAACGTCTTCGGTCAGTGCACCCAGCGTGGCGGTGACGGGCAGCGACCGACTGCGGCAGTACGCAAGGTCTACCGCATCGGTGCCCACACCATTGACGGCCACGACCCTGAGCGCAGGCAACTGCTCCAGCATGGCCCGCGTGATGCCGGTGTGACCCCCGGTGACCACTGCAAGCACCGTGGCACCGTTCTCGCGCAACCAGGCCGCCGGGTCCGGCGTCTCGTAAAGCTTGTGCACGTCGTACAGCGCGGCGAGCTGCTGGTTGATCTCAGGGATGAGGATGGGGTTGAGTTGCAGGATGCGTGGCTTGGTCATAAGGCTTTGTCGGGACGGTCTGTCTGCTGCCGGCCCCTGTTTTTGCAAGATGAAGCCATGGTATTAATACATTGATTGATTGGTCAATATTGATGTATAAAATCAACATATATATTTTCCATTCACCACAAGATGGCCTCCTGGATATCAATGGATGAGGCGTGCAGCCTCCTCGGGGTACGGCCCCAAACGGTGTATGCGTATGTCAGCCGCGGCAAGCTCGAGGTGGCCCCCGACCCCACGGATTCGCGCCGCAGTCTGTACCGCACTGAAGACGTGGCGGTGCTGACCAAGCGCAAGCAGGCCGGCCGCAAACACGAGACGCTGGCCGCCAACACCCTGTTCGGCGCAGAGCCCAGCGTACCGACGGCGCTGTGCACCTTCTTCAAAGGTCGGCCGTATTACCAGGGGCGGGATGCCGTCGATCTGGCGCGCTCCGCGACACTGGAAGATGCAGCGCAGCTGCTGTGGGGAGCCGAGCGGGCTGTGGACTTTTCCACCTCGACACCCCTGCAGGCAGGCCGCCAACCTGGCCGCGACGCGGCCTTCACGGCGCTGGCCAGCCTGGCCGCCGTGGGGCTTTCGACACGCGGACGGCTCACGCGGGTGCTGCACACCGAGGGCCAGGCCCTGGTGGGGCAGATGGCCAACGCCTTCGGCGCACGGCAGTGCCCGCAGCCACTGCACCAACGGTTTGCGCTGGGCTGGAAGCAGCCGCACCGGGTGGCCGAACTGTTGCGAACGGCCATGGTGCTACTGGCCGACCATGAGTTGACCAGCTCAGCCTTTGCCGCGCGCATCGCGGCCTCTACAGGGGCATCGCTTCCGGCCTGCCTGCTGGCGGGCCTGACCACGCTGTCAGGGCCCTTGCACGGGGATGCATCAGGCCGGGTGCAGGCGCTGTTCAGCGAAGTGGAGCGTTTGGGCGACGATGCTGTGCTTGCCCACTACCTGTCCACCGGGCTGCCACTGGCCGGTTTCGGGCACCACATCTACCCGGATGGCGACCCGCGTGCCGCAGCGCTGCTGGCGCTGTTCGAGCCACCCCAGGCCATTGCGCGCTTCATCGAGAAAGTGATTGCGATGACGGGTCTGCAGCCCAACATTGACGTGGCATTGGCAGCCCTGGTGGCCCATCACAGGCTGCCTGCCGACGCTGCCTTTGGCCTGTTTGCCACGGCCCGCAGCGTGGGCCTGCTCGCGCACAGCCTGGAGCAACTGGATGTTGCACAGGTCATCCGGCCGCGCGGACGCTATGTGGGACCCCCACCCCAGGTGCTGGCGGCCGGCTGATCGTCAAAGCAAATCCAACACGCATGACGCGCAAGCGGTCACCGGCTGACGATGTCGAGGCGCAAGGGAACACCAAGGCAAGGCGGTCGAACTTCTGTGCATCCACTATGGCCAGCCCGCCGTTGACGAGGTTCTCCGGAACGAAATCGCCGCGAGCGACGGGGGTTGCCGAGGCAGCGGTTTCCACCGCGCAGCGGCCTGCGCTTCTCAGCCCCGTTCACAGCTTGTTCAAGGCGCCTACGCGCTGATCGGCGCATGCCGTGTAGCCAAGCTCATCGACCATCCGCACCGCCATCCGTTCTTCGACTTTGACGAGGATGCACTGGAACACAGTGGGCGACTGCTCGTGACAGCCCTCGTTGGCGCGAACGTGGTCGCAGACGAAGCCCATCAACGCCCCACAGGCCGCCACGCCCTCAGTGCGGAAAGCCACCACGCAGCAGCCGTACAGGCTCGGCGTCCATACGCCGAATCAATGCCTCCAGCCCATCACCTTGGGCTGCCGACCGTTTTTCCACTGACGCGTCAGCGGGTGCCGTGAGGACCGTGCCCGAGCGGCAGACCAGGTCGTCCTCAGACCACGCCGTCTTGCCCGGCTGTCCACGGGCACGCAACCAGCCTGCGCGATCCACAATGAGCTGGTAGCCCGGCAGCTCTGCAACAGGCACACCCAGCACCAGGGCCAGAGTTTGGTTCACGGCTTCGGCCCCACCGTCGGGCCAGCACTCGACATCGGCGTCGGAGGCCGGAGGCCCCGCCACCAGCGTGACCAGGCGAGGGTCGTCGGCCAACGGTGGCACGCCCGGGCCTGCCACCGCCACGCGCACGCGCTGTCCCAGCAGATCGCGAGACTGCTGTGGACGCCCGCTGCGACAGTGCACGGCCATTCCGGGCAGGCGCACGGGGCGGTCCCAGGTGCCGGATTCGCGCAGCATCTGCCCGGCAGCGTGGGCCTGCAGGTAGTCCAGCACCTCCCAGATCTCTTGGTCGCGCAGTGCATTGCCCACACCGGGCATGGTCTGCACACCAACGCGGTTGTGCATGCCCTCGCGCACGCGCCAAAAAAGTTCACCATCGAGCCGCTTCCACAACAACGCTCCGTTCAGATTGGGTGGCCATTGCGCCAGTTGCGCAGCCTCGGCCCCCTCGCCCCGCCCGTCCGTGCCGTGGCAACGCACGCAGTGCTGTCGGTACACCGCCTGGCCGCGCACGATGCCAGTGGCCTCAAAGCCGGTGGGAGACTGGTGCAGGCTGGTGGGTACGGCGGGCGTCAGCAGCAGATGCGCCTGCGGCCAAGGGGCCAGCACCAGCACTGCGATGGCAGCCGCCCACAACGGAATTCGGGCACGCCGCCAGGGCAGCGACAGCCCCATGGCCAGCACCGCCACACCAGCACACAACAGCGACAGCAATACGCGCCGCGCGTGGCCGGCATCCACCACCAGCATTTCTGCGGCAATGCGGTAGCCCAGCGGCCACGCGGGCTGGCCGTGCAGGTCGGGCGCCGAGCCGACCAGATGCAGCAGCGCACGCAGGCCCTGTTGCGCGGCATACAGGCCTTCGAGCAGGCCGTTCAACAGTTCAGAAGACAAGGCAATGCACCACGGCCCAGCTACCAGCTTGCCGCCAGGCCGAGCAGCGCCAAGGCCTCGTGGCGCAAGGCCGCCAGGCGCGGATCACCCCGGTGGCGCGGGTACGGCAGGTCGTTGACCAGCACCTGCTTCACACGCGCAGGGCGGTCAGAGAACACCACCACGCGCTGCGCCATGAAGAGCGCCTCTTCCACATCGTGCGTGACCAGCAGCGCCGAAAAGCCCGCGCGTTGCCATAGCTGCACCAGCTCGGTCTGCATGGACAGGCGGGTGAGCGAATCGAGCTTACCCAGCGGTTCGTCAAGCACCAGCAAGGTGGGGTCGTTGACCAGTGCACGCGCCAGCGCCACGCGCTGCGCCATGCCACCCGAGAGCTGGTGCGGGAACGCCTTGGCAAAGTCTTGCAGGCCGACCAAGGCCAGCGCTTCGTCCACCCGGTGGCGCTGCGTGCGCAGGAGGCCGCGCGCCTGCAGGCCCAGGGCCACGTTGTCCCACACAGTGCGCCAGGGGAAGAGCGTGGGGTCCTGGAACACCACGATGCGCGAGGGATCGGGCTCGGTGATGGGTGCGCCGTCCTGCATCAGTTCACCCGTGGTGGCGGGCTCCAGCCCCGCTACCAGGCGCAGCAGCGTGCTCTTGCCGCAGCCGCTGGGGCCCAGCAACGCCACGAATTCGCCAGGGGCGATGGACAAATCCAGTTCGTCAATCACATGCAACGGGCCTGCGGGCAGGTCGAACCAGTGGCTCACATGGCGCACGTCGATGCGCGCGCCGGTTGCGCGTGTGGCTACACCCGGATCGTCACTCACAACAGCGCTCACCATTTCACCACCCCCTTCTGCCACGACAGCACCCGGTCGCGCAGCACGAACAGCAGGCTGATGACGCCCGAGAAAAGCAGCGCCATCACGATGAGCGCGGCATACATGTTGGGGTAGGCCGCCCAGCCCTGCGCCCAGGTCAGGTACCAGCCCAGGCCCGCCTTCACGCCCAGCATCTCGGCCACCACCAGGGTCGAAAACGCCGCGCCCAGGCCCATGAACAGGCCCACAAACACCTGCGGCAGAGCGGCAGGGATGGCCACACGCAGCACCAGGAACCAGGGCGATGCGCCCATGGTGCGCGCCACGTCATAAAAGTTCTTGTGCACCCCGGCCACGCCCGACCAGGTCAGGATGGCCACCGGGAAGGCTGTGCCCAGCGCAATCAAAAAGATCGCCGTGGACCAGCTCGACGGAAAGAAATAGAAGCTGACCGGCAACAGCGCCGTGGTGGGCACCGGGCCCAGGATGCGCAGCACCGGGTGGATCCAGTAGCTGGCCTGGCGCGACCAGCCGATCAGCACGCCGGTCACAAACCCCGCCGCCGCACCAATGGCAATGCCCAGGGCCAGCAGACGCAGCGAGGCCACCGCGCTTTCGAGCAGGCGCGGCGCGTCGGTGGCATACACCTCGACCAGGCTCTGAGGGGGAGCAAAAAACGGCGGTGGCAGCGTGCCCAGCTTGGCGGTGAACACCTCCCACACCAGCAGGCCCAGCGCGATCGCAATCAACCACGGACCGGCCGCGCGCACGCGGTGCACCGTGGCGCCCAACGGGCGGGCCAGGATCACCAACGCCAGCAGCAGCACCGACACCCCACCCGCGCCCCAGGCAAACTCTTCGGTGAATGCCCACTCGCTAAAGCCCGCTGGCTTGTTGGGCCACAGACCCGTGAGCAGGGCCAAGGCGGCCCATGCGATGGTGGCGGCAAGCCCCGTCCACCAAAAGCCCACGGACGCAGCGGCGGCCTTGAAGTCAGGCACCTTGACCGTGTGCACCGCCTGGGGCGGGCTCGGTGAGCGTGAAGACGATGTGGCGGGCCGGGGCGCGGCGCCAGGCGGCGCGCCCAGAATGTTGTCAGCGACGGTACTCATGAATGATGTCCTTGCACGGGTTGCATGGATGAATGAAGGGATTGCCGGGCTCAGGCAAGAACGTCCGCGTGGACGTGAGCGGCAAAACGCGCGGGGTCGGTGCTGGGCTTGAGCACGCCCACCAGCTTGAAGTCGCGGGCATAGAACTCGATCTCCTGCCGCAGCGCCGTGCCTACGGGGTGGCTGCGGTGCGTGAGCGTGCCCAACACCGCGCGCAGGTCTTCTTGCGGCACTTTGGAATATGGGCTGAAGATGCGTGCCGTTTCGTTGGGGTTGTCGGAAACGAAGTCCGAGGCCTCGATGATGGCGCGCGTGAGGGCTGCCGCCGTGCCTTTGTCGTTGCGCACCATGGCGCCGCTCACGCCCAGCACGCAGCAGGTTTTGGCGGCGTATTCGCCCGACAGGTTCGACGCCAGGTCCACCAGGCCCTTGGTACGGCGCTGGATGAGCAGCAGGTTGGGGTCGCCGTCGGCAATGGCCTGTGCCTCGCCCTTTTCCACCGCAAGGCCCAGCATGTCACCGGGGAATTGGCGCCAAACCACATCTTTCTCGGGGTTCAAGCCGGCCTTGGCCAGCAATACCGAGAAAAAATTCTTGCCAGGACTGTTGAGGTCCGAGACGGCAATGGTCTTGCCCTTGAGCTTTTGCAAGCTGGTCACGCCCGCCGCTTCGTAGCCCACCAAGCGTGAACAACCGCCATGCGAGCTGCCCACCAGCTTCACGTCAAAGCCCGACTCCAGCGGCTTGATCCAGCGGTGCACCATGCCCAGGCCCGCATCGGCCTTGGAGGTGGCAATGGTCTCCAGCAGTTGGTCGGTAGAGCCCGCAAAATTGATCAACTCGACCTTGAGGCCATGTTTTTCAAAAATACCCCGTTCGATGGCTACAGGGGCCGCAGAAAGGCAAATGGCATTGGCGTTCCACGCCAGCTTCACCTCACGCAGCTTGCCGGCAGCCAGCACATGGCTGCCCACCACACTGCCCACCCCCACCATGCTGGACGCGCCCGCCGCCTGCAACAGCTGCCGGCGCGTCCAGCGCCCTCCCACCCCACCTTGACCTTGAACCTTGCTCATGTTGTGCCCTTTTGGTTGTCAAATGCCGACCAGCGATGTGAATGCCTGGGTGCAGGCCAGCACAATCGCTACGATGGATTGGCATTGAACCGAGAGTTGCCCCGCAACAGAACGAAGAAAAACAGGGATGCATATGCAAAACACGCAGCACGCCAGAGGCCCAGACGCTGGTGCAATACCGGGCATGAGTTCATTGCCCACCCCATCGGCTCCACCCGCACAGCAGGGGGCCCCAACACCACACGCCTGCGCCACTTTGTGCAGCAACTGGCCACGCTGGTCGAGCGGGGCTTGCCCGAGGCCGACACCCTGTCCCAAGGCACCACACTGCTGGCTGCGCTGGTCGCCCACGACGACTGGC includes:
- a CDS encoding 2-hydroxyacid dehydrogenase translates to MTKPRILQLNPILIPEINQQLAALYDVHKLYETPDPAAWLRENGATVLAVVTGGHTGITRAMLEQLPALRVVAVNGVGTDAVDLAYCRSRSLPVTATLGALTEDVADLAIGLLIAACRNLCAGDRFVRDGQWELHPQPSAIPLARRFSGMHVGIVGMGRVGRAVAARAAAFGCAISYTDLRPMEDVPYRFVPGLVELARDADALVLCAAADQAEGIVNAAVLDALGPRSFLVNVARGRLVNEADLADAIAAGRIAGAGLDVFVDEPRVPLALRQSDRVTLQAHRASATWETRTAMGQMVLDSIAQALAGQRPALSLTT
- a CDS encoding citrate synthase family protein, giving the protein MASWISMDEACSLLGVRPQTVYAYVSRGKLEVAPDPTDSRRSLYRTEDVAVLTKRKQAGRKHETLAANTLFGAEPSVPTALCTFFKGRPYYQGRDAVDLARSATLEDAAQLLWGAERAVDFSTSTPLQAGRQPGRDAAFTALASLAAVGLSTRGRLTRVLHTEGQALVGQMANAFGARQCPQPLHQRFALGWKQPHRVAELLRTAMVLLADHELTSSAFAARIAASTGASLPACLLAGLTTLSGPLHGDASGRVQALFSEVERLGDDAVLAHYLSTGLPLAGFGHHIYPDGDPRAAALLALFEPPQAIARFIEKVIAMTGLQPNIDVALAALVAHHRLPADAAFGLFATARSVGLLAHSLEQLDVAQVIRPRGRYVGPPPQVLAAG
- a CDS encoding cytochrome c, giving the protein MSSELLNGLLEGLYAAQQGLRALLHLVGSAPDLHGQPAWPLGYRIAAEMLVVDAGHARRVLLSLLCAGVAVLAMGLSLPWRRARIPLWAAAIAVLVLAPWPQAHLLLTPAVPTSLHQSPTGFEATGIVRGQAVYRQHCVRCHGTDGRGEGAEAAQLAQWPPNLNGALLWKRLDGELFWRVREGMHNRVGVQTMPGVGNALRDQEIWEVLDYLQAHAAGQMLRESGTWDRPVRLPGMAVHCRSGRPQQSRDLLGQRVRVAVAGPGVPPLADDPRLVTLVAGPPASDADVECWPDGGAEAVNQTLALVLGVPVAELPGYQLIVDRAGWLRARGQPGKTAWSEDDLVCRSGTVLTAPADASVEKRSAAQGDGLEALIRRMDAEPVRLLRGGFPH
- a CDS encoding ABC transporter ATP-binding protein, with protein sequence MVSAVVSDDPGVATRATGARIDVRHVSHWFDLPAGPLHVIDELDLSIAPGEFVALLGPSGCGKSTLLRLVAGLEPATTGELMQDGAPITEPDPSRIVVFQDPTLFPWRTVWDNVALGLQARGLLRTQRHRVDEALALVGLQDFAKAFPHQLSGGMAQRVALARALVNDPTLLVLDEPLGKLDSLTRLSMQTELVQLWQRAGFSALLVTHDVEEALFMAQRVVVFSDRPARVKQVLVNDLPYPRHRGDPRLAALRHEALALLGLAASW
- a CDS encoding ABC transporter permease encodes the protein MSTVADNILGAPPGAAPRPATSSSRSPSPPQAVHTVKVPDFKAAAASVGFWWTGLAATIAWAALALLTGLWPNKPAGFSEWAFTEEFAWGAGGVSVLLLALVILARPLGATVHRVRAAGPWLIAIALGLLVWEVFTAKLGTLPPPFFAPPQSLVEVYATDAPRLLESAVASLRLLALGIAIGAAAGFVTGVLIGWSRQASYWIHPVLRILGPVPTTALLPVSFYFFPSSWSTAIFLIALGTAFPVAILTWSGVAGVHKNFYDVARTMGASPWFLVLRVAIPAALPQVFVGLFMGLGAAFSTLVVAEMLGVKAGLGWYLTWAQGWAAYPNMYAALIVMALLFSGVISLLFVLRDRVLSWQKGVVKW
- a CDS encoding ABC transporter substrate-binding protein is translated as MSKVQGQGGVGGRWTRRQLLQAAGASSMVGVGSVVGSHVLAAGKLREVKLAWNANAICLSAAPVAIERGIFEKHGLKVELINFAGSTDQLLETIATSKADAGLGMVHRWIKPLESGFDVKLVGSSHGGCSRLVGYEAAGVTSLQKLKGKTIAVSDLNSPGKNFFSVLLAKAGLNPEKDVVWRQFPGDMLGLAVEKGEAQAIADGDPNLLLIQRRTKGLVDLASNLSGEYAAKTCCVLGVSGAMVRNDKGTAAALTRAIIEASDFVSDNPNETARIFSPYSKVPQEDLRAVLGTLTHRSHPVGTALRQEIEFYARDFKLVGVLKPSTDPARFAAHVHADVLA